The region GGGAAATTCACAGAGGATACTTGCCACACAATCTATAAATTTAGTTCTATGTTGTGTTGTGCACTGCGGCAGCTTGTCTTTGCCATGACACACTGGTTTGATTctactttttatatattgtgGGAAAGTTTATGAATGTAGGGAATCACCTTCACAGGCCTTTATTGTTCGTTTTGAGGTCAGcgtatttatttttcattaatgATGGAGCTTTTCAGGCAATATGAAAAAATTGCCCTAATGTGGCAGTGGGGAGTGGggttcattttttttcactcctgCTGTCTAAGCTTTTATTGTGTGACATTTGTGCTGTAGCATATTTTATGTGAATACTAACCGATTGCATTGATGTGGGAAGAATTGTTACCCAAGTGCTTTCCATCCAATGTTGAGATTATAACACTCTAAAATTGCTCTTTATCCACAGGACTCATGGAAGGTGGCCTTTCAGTACAGAATGGGCAATGTGCGTAAGTTGATGGGCAATGTGCCTGTTGTGCAAGAGGCCAGAAAGAAATTTGGCCATAAAAGAAGTGTACAGGACACTTCTCGGTCTCTGAAGCAATGCCGCATGGTAAGTCTAACACTTCCATTTTCAACACACTGAAGTATGCTTTTACAAGCCATTCTTTAGTAGATGCACAATTCACCGCATTCTTCCGTGTATTATGCAAAAACATTCTTACAAGTGCAATTTTCACCTTCAGTATGCCAAATCGGGCATGTGCAGCCCCGTGGCTTATATTTTCTTGCCTGCTCCAAGTTTCACAAATTGTTTGTCGTGAATTTCACCTGgcatgattgattgatgattCACAGGCTATGATTGACACCCCTGAAGAGCATGTCGACAGCGTGTCACTGGCGGGGCATGTGAGCTTCATGAAAGCCGAAATGAAAAGACGGGTCCCAGATTTGCTTAAACTGAAGGACTCCATGAAGAAGACACTGGGAGAGAGAAGGAATTGGATAAGGGACGCCAATCCATCGACTGCTCAAGTGCTTGAAAAATATCCTGCTTTAGCAATCGGTGACATTGTGAGTCTACCTTTTTCAGCATGTGTTTTATCGGAAAGCCTTTTGGTGTTTCGGAGCAATGTATCAATAACACATTGTGTCTAATTTCTTTGTTCAGCTACACCAGGAGTTTCAAGCTGTGACTGGTGTCAACCTTGAGAAAGAATTTCTCAACTTCATCAATGTGCATGGAGACAGGTGTCTTTATTTAACAAAGACACTCCGCAGTGCAAAGGAGCCTCTATCAAAAATAGAGACTGAGATGGCCACACTTGAAGGCGATGCTAAGAAACGTACGTAGCAAGGTCTGTTTATTTTATAGAGCTTGTGGCATGTATTCATTTGAGTGCACGGTACACATAATTTAACACCAAAAAAAAGCAAATATCACTTAAACAGCTCCATACAGCATGCACTGAACTGTCTAATAGATGCCTAACTTTGTGTACAAAGGGCGAATGGCCAGTTGTAATTAACCCAATCAACGGAAAGGGCAACTATAACATATTTTGTTAGCATATAACCTTTACAATGGCTTTAAACCCTGTTACCCAGAGAGCTGTTTTCATGGTCTTCCCATAAATGTGAAGTTTGAGCTATGTCAGAATACGTAATGTAAGTTAATGTGTAATAAAGAAGTGTTGTTTCATCCCTGGAATAATTTGGGGGAGGGGGATACCGTATTCAGATATAGGTCGACTTTTTTCTCTCCAAAGTCTTACCCAAAATGAGCTATTAACCTATATTCGTGACCAAAGAATTTCAACCTAGAATGGCAATAATTGCtgtaaagcattttttttcttttaaagatATCCCTGAGAAAGAAAGATGTCATACTTCTGtgttgcagaagaaaaaaaatgtaaactaAAATTTTTATGGGGCATACTTATTTTAAGTGGCAATGGACCTGAAATATTTGCAGTCATTAAGTTTAACAATTGTTTTATAAACCTTTTTATGACAGGCAGTGCAACATTGAAAGACAGACTGGCAAGGGTAAAAACAAATGATCAGAAATGTTGGCACGTAAGACTACCTTTAAACACCGATGATTTTTCATTAGGAAACATGAGGTGTTTGAGCACACCATGTTTGACCACCACAGATGTATTTGAAATGATCCACTTGCATGCACTGCCCACATTTTCTCCTCATTGTTCTGTGTGTGTTTCTATTTTGTTCAAGCGTGTATGTTATGGGAAGATTAGTCGGAAATGTCTGTCTTGTGACAAACCTGATTCTCATGTTTTCACGGCATTAATGTGTTGTTTTTACTCCTTAGTGCCAACTATGCTGCCTTTTATTTGAGTTGTCATTCCAGTCATCACTTCTTTTCACAGCATCAATTTGCATTGGTATTTTTTTCATTGCTTACAGACCGCTTTGCTGTTGGAGTGGTCGAGATATTGGCCTTCCTGGTGAAGGAAAAACCACATTTTTTAGGAAGGCTGGTAAGAAATGCTTTGTCGTAATATTTTACTCTTGTGTGCTTACCTTTTGTGAATGTTATTACAGGATGTCTACCCGGCACTTATCACCAAGGACACTGAAGACGGAACAATTTTGTTTGCGGCATTTGAAGGGTTGGAATTGGAAGCCCTCGACTTGATAGGAGGATTTGTTCTGCTCATGGAACTTTACTGGGTTTTCAATGTAAAGTACAGTCACAAGAACAAAAATGTTTTTGCACTTGTTGAACATTTTTGTGGACTGCCATCATCAAGACCAGCAACACTTGGGACACTGCAGGCAATTTCAGCAATTAAGAAGCTGCAGACCTTGCCAGAGAAGGAATGATTATATACAATAATTTAATAAAATTTATTTGTACAGTTCCTGAAATGTCTGCTTGGTTACTCTACTGCATTGCACTGAAACTCCTGATGCAACTACAATAATGCATCATTTCTGCTTTTTGTGCGAGTATACAATCCTAATAACATGCTTTAACTTAGTGATATTTACTACCCTGATGTGGTAGTGATATAACATAGCTAATTAGTACTTCCAGCTACCAAAAATGGTCGTACCTTTAACTAGCCAGTTAGTATTTGGGTTAGTATTATTTACTAGCTAGTTAGTACATTCAACTACCCTAGAAGGTAGTGCTA is a window of Dermacentor silvarum isolate Dsil-2018 chromosome 4, BIME_Dsil_1.4, whole genome shotgun sequence DNA encoding:
- the LOC125945160 gene encoding uncharacterized protein LOC125945160 isoform X1, encoding MATLEGDAKKHRFAVGVVEILAFLVKEKPHFLGRLDVYPALITKDTEDGTILFAAFEGLELEALDLIGGFVLLMELYWVFNVKYSHKNKNVFALVEHFCGLPSSRPATLGTLQAISAIKKLQTLPEKE
- the LOC125945160 gene encoding uncharacterized protein LOC125945160 isoform X2; its protein translation is MLAHRFAVGVVEILAFLVKEKPHFLGRLDVYPALITKDTEDGTILFAAFEGLELEALDLIGGFVLLMELYWVFNVKYSHKNKNVFALVEHFCGLPSSRPATLGTLQAISAIKKLQTLPEKE